The sequence aaaaatatggaaagaAAATCTGACAACTTTGGaacttttatgttattttgattttgattgaaCTTCGAACTGGAAGACTGAAATTTTGGTGGAATGTCGGTAATTGATTACTACCTCCATTCCTTCTGTGTCATTGCCGTTGTTTCCACACTGTGACTATCTCTAAATTACTATATGTTATACTATAATTCACAAGGCACTTTACCTGGACTCCATTTATAATAGACTGAAAGCCAGAACCGCACAATCTATTTACCGAGAGAGCCGGCGTAGTAATTGGCACACCAGCTCTTAAAGCGGAATGGCGAGCTACGAATGCACCATCAGGAGCTGCACTctgaaataacaaatttacaagttgtctaattaatttctctttttcagATTTACGTACATATCCGACGGCTCCAATAATAACAGAATCGACACTCTCAGGATTGACGTTTGCTGAAATAAGAGCCGCTTTCGCGGCGAGTGTTTGAAGGTCTGCAAGGGATACATCTTTTAATTTCCCTCCGTATGTTCCGAATACAGTTCGCTTAGCACCGACAATAAGTGCGTCTGAAAAGTATGGATATGAAATACGGTTGTAATGGTAAATTGCAActaaaggaaataatttttgtgaatataAGCAGTGGTCCAATGAAATTTATTCCTGACTTTTCATCCACAGCTGCAGAGGATATTGTCAACGACGATGAGGTAACGGAGGAAGTTATCTTCACGTCAACCATACCTGCATAACTACTTATATGGATTTGGGCACAGTTTAAATAAGACTGCATTAATGAGACAATACTTTCTTGTCATTACCAGTCACTTATGCTAGTAAAATATTAGAAGTTAATTGGACTCAACATCTGTGTCCATAAACGTTTCTCAtcttaagttaaatttatttgaaaaattaggaaaatatgtacctcaaataataaatttttgagtaCAGTCAGAGGTTGATCTATACTATCCCATTTGTGGTATTGAAGAATTAGTGTGCTGACCCTCTCTGATGCTATTTCTGGCATGTTTCTAGTTgtgttttttagaaatatgtgaattttattagtttgatTTCATATGTTAACAGATGACCTAAGGGTGCAGGAACCCTGATAAGGTTTTCTATTGGACAATTACTAAAGTtcccaaattttattatggaaGTCCATCTGGATAAACTGTATGAGTCTTGCGAGGGTGAATGCTGGCCTGCTTTTTTAAACTTGTCAATGGAAGGAAGGTAAACCAAAATTACAATTAGCTACTTACTTTTAACAATTACTGCAGCCATATTCACTTTCACACCTTATTTATCcctgtttttaattatatcaaTAGAACTGAGTCCTAATTGCAGTGATGTATAATACTGGAGGTTACACTATTAGAGGGCAAATTGTTTGTGCAGAGGAGTCTGTGAGCTTACTAATAGAATTCAACTTTGGGACCGGTTCAAAGTCCAAATGGTATCACAAAATCGTTACAACCCAAAGTGCATAATCacaaacaaataacaaataagTTGAGAGCCTATACTTTGGCCTTGGTTATTGAGTATATAGGTATAAtccttattttatatttcgtTGTTGGACTTTGACTTTTTGATCTTTGGTCTCTTCATTTATTTCATGCGTTTTTCGGAGATTTGGAACGCAAAACGTATGaagttttaagtaaaattacataaacaATGATAATAGCTATAACagtaataatagtaataatagtAGTACTAGAAATAGTagaaatagtaatttaaaattataaaataattaaaaattaaagttaaaataagcTGTGGCTAACCACCAATCAGAATTCTAAACCATTCAAGGTTAGGGGAGGAATGAAAGAATGAAAAGTCAATGTTAATTGTCTGTCACTTCTGTCAGGACGTCAGCTGTCTCTTGCCAATGCCATTGTTTGTGTTGGTCttaatgtttttcattttctaattcCGTTTGTGTACcaagtttcaatttaatttattatcattttacccattttttcccaaattgGTAAATAATGGGCTATCAAGTCAACCAGTGCTGAGTTTAATTGTTGTTAAACACCAAATTAGATCGTTGAGATAGCCATCTTCCCGGATTCCGTTTTGGGTTACATCTGCAGTAAAAGCTGTCTTATGACCTAAGTTTTCCTGAACGTTTTCCCAAAGGACCTCCTCCTTGAGATAACAACTTCCTACTTCCCATTGTTGTATTGTGCAAACAAATTTGGAGTATGGTGATTATGGAAAACTATTACTCCCCAGAGAAGTGCCACCAGTTgtggataaaaataaatcagatGCATCTTAGCTATTTGGAACTGGAGGAAAGTCCGGAGAAAATTAGGCAAAGAGAGAAGTTGGAAGGTAATTTGAATAATGAATATTACTGAATAGTTATGCAGGGTTATTCAGATTTTAATTAGAAGATTTGAACTCCCTCTTCGTCTGCAGGGATTTGACAGAcccataatttcaaaaatggtagTGCCCTCTTtttgttagttcaggttagagtACGTTCCTCTgatcattattatttatatcatTTGACTATGCTTATAACATAAAACATTACATCCATTTAATGAAGCTTAGATAGCTTTACAATTTATGTTGTTAGATTTTTCAATTCCTGAAGAACATCTGTAGGGTGATCATATTCTTTTGGTCAGATGCCATTAtacaattccaaatttttttgtggcATGTCTCTTTCtttaatttagaaagtttTGTGTCACTTGAATTTATGACACATGTAATGAAAATACACAACTTATTGTATTTGAAACtaaatatcttcaaatttaagaaGGGTACTTGAATGCTTGAAACATATTCAGAAAAGTGCTTTCTTGTACTATCATAATCATTTTCTCTATAGAATGCATTGGcaagtttctttttatggctGAACACAggaataaatttctatttgcTGAAACAGAGGATGTCCTGTACAAATCAGCTGTGTTCAAAAAAGATTTCAGTGGCTATAAAGCAACAGTTGGTTGGAATGCTCTTCAAATTTATGctgcaaatttattaaccCAACCTTGGCGCCAAGAATACCGTCAGATTAAGGTTTGACAAACTAAATTTCAGCCAAAGAAACACAGGAGGAGgtgatgtttttttattacagacATTCTCTGGATTTTATAAACATCAAATTGAGGCAAATTTACTGGGTGCTGAGGCTATATTTGAAGCAATGGGTTACAAAAATATTGGTAGTGGGGTTTTGGTGTTGGAAGGGCCTATTTGTCCagataaagttttaaatgtttcaaagGATTGCCTAATTGCATATGTGGAATGTCAAGTGAGTGAGTCAAGTGAGGTGATGATATATATATCATCTATTGCATAtgatatatacatatatatcaTATTCTTGTATAAGTTCAGTCCTAATTTAACTTTTCAGATTTTGAAACATATATGGGAAGAGGTAGCCTCTATATTTCCTGTAAGTTGGCTTGACATTTTGGAACATAGAGCAGAATTTTGTGGGTCCATTGATAATTGTGTTAGAAGCcttaaaatgaaatgtaatTCAAAGAAATCATTGAGGCTTTCAAGAGGGGAATCATTTGACAATGTTGCTGCTAGTAGTAGCCAGGGGTCTGTGAATGGTCGCATGGTTGTACCAAATAGTCAGAATTACTCTTTATCTGGGCACAATCATGTAGCACTCTCATCAGTAGTGGTGCCTACAGGTAAGTTATTCatatgtttttgtttcatttgtgGTATGTGTACggattttgtaacttttttctttttatttggGTTAAATCTATGAAAAAGACAATCGTCTATAGAATTTATAAAtcataatagtttttttttttgtgagtAATCTAGAtgcaatttcattatttatctGACATTTGTGGAATATTTTAGCGTCTACTTACTCAATTCATGTACTTAATTTTTACAGTATctcttattgatttttaattgtttcataaGTTCCCAGATTTATACcgaaaaagaaattagagaaacatttttcaactCATTTTATCATGttagttttgatattttttattttatattgtcaGTTCCTTACTGTGTTCCACATACCAATGGTTGCATAAGCACCATTCCATATGGATACGGTACTTATCCTGCTCAAGTACCTCTAGTCAAACAAGTTCTTCCATCAGTGTTACCAGTGCACAACGGTTACTACTATACGAATGGAGTTGCAATGATTCCATCTGCATACCCTGTGCCCACTGGTCAACTTGTTGAAGTGGACAGTCGTAATGGTTATGATATGGTAGATGAGGGCTTATCGTCTAATATGAGAAATAGAATCGACTCAAATGGTATGTTgcttgttattaaaataactcaaattaaatttttcaaaaatttgttaagGTTTTGACAAGAACgcattttttatggaaatattcGGACGTTTGTTacatgtttttcaaatatacctTTCTTGACTtggtttttctaaattattatcCTGTTTAGGTTACCTTGACAAGCAAAGTGAGGAAATTTGCTTTGCAGGTTTATTGAACACCGAAAAGGATAGTAAGGCTGAAGATGTGTTCAGAAATGGTATGAAATCTGATTTAAATGATAAGCAAGAGGAGGTGGAAGAAAACTGGGATTATGTGTATAAGAACCTTGAAAAACA comes from Euwallacea similis isolate ESF13 chromosome 9, ESF131.1, whole genome shotgun sequence and encodes:
- the tamo gene encoding protein tamozhennic, translating into MVIMENYYSPEKCHQLWIKINQMHLSYLELEESPEKIRQREKLEECIGKFLFMAEHRNKFLFAETEDVLYKSAVFKKDFSGYKATVGWNALQIYAANLLTQPWRQEYRQIKTFSGFYKHQIEANLLGAEAIFEAMGYKNIGSGVLVLEGPICPDKVLNVSKDCLIAYVECQILKHIWEEVASIFPVSWLDILEHRAEFCGSIDNCVRSLKMKCNSKKSLRLSRGESFDNVAASSSQGSVNGRMVVPNSQNYSLSGHNHVALSSVVVPTVPYCVPHTNGCISTIPYGYGTYPAQVPLVKQVLPSVLPVHNGYYYTNGVAMIPSAYPVPTGQLVEVDSRNGYDMVDEGLSSNMRNRIDSNGLLNTEKDSKAEDVFRNGMKSDLNDKQEEVEENWDYVYKNLEKQGYRKDLGERGDILGLTVSDKQRRHSKESKRVKATNLDEVMINLSVTDRPLKMTEALEHMEKTNVEKTSVQPAERSHSQGSSYENLTTNDTTVKPIKRVLDNTSTAAVGTSKSGSRVPSDTIQPKKAAKLDCKQGASPTTKWECKSCTYLNALSKTICEMCGKSRNVASDQPMEVGGPECSKCTLVNPRTAKTCNACGNNLKNSPTYI